In Microplitis mediator isolate UGA2020A chromosome 2, iyMicMedi2.1, whole genome shotgun sequence, a single window of DNA contains:
- the LOC130678675 gene encoding uncharacterized protein LOC130678675 isoform X5 — MLTAHPEMHEKRDSLSSGCATMDEKMVIEQPPPPPPQRDPSDPTISAKKLPKKRKFDPSELEEMDKTSNVISNVVSLNTNKQVVCGQQTMTQPSIQIPHTIPSLNQSQLSPQQTHHLQQQQQQQQQQQLHHQQSDCYQSTQTVVQQPPQSTAVDYSLREEPSRSRPRPTPILDLSEWRDHHVLALRDSRYYPGVIRDAGGHGEIYVEFEGEHTLVRYSDVLGVGKYDIISDASPSVGQVKVDAKVCVRYLTTGTSFINGTVCKISTKPQPSFVVKIQRDDDKSETIFVKRADLRLVQPPWWDELEESMMESEPRRVDSVDHGYRNSLDAPMPILLHHTSHLPGHNDSSGYYRTTGTSPLMTISTPVHSANATLSNGSRPYDDLESEDDLDREDITFPSDADAKLSGSSKRSSMQSRGSTSSLVEQRSITPRSQAATPRSQAATPHKYKKGDIVATPNGIRKKFNGKQWRRLCSKEGCSKESQRRGYCSRHLSLKGSGLRGPTNAFHGGGEETSRDSDTSPNYSDRRMTGRFDQEETEAANMLVSLGSSRSATPAFSSPTAHSSISPCISQSPVPPLGLNQNNVFMPISSPAHHATSLISPGAKWKHSPTQQSFTVQYQQVIKPEPNRMVRPNRPPQTAPVPPNMGTSVIRISPVGRAVPMQNPTLTWSEQGPPSRHPSVVTSITQQQQQQQQQQHQQQQQQGIILQHALTSNNGFANHTEINEQNTQHLKSPHSPHISLPVPTSTHNVSLIHKSQDIPVDYAQPQIPNQSIYGLQSQHSHQQSQLHHHHHHHHHQQQQQQQQQQQQQQQQHQQQQQQQQQHLSQSQAQHDKKYLVIKNGTEVQSVHITQDDKYRQGMMNHMEQVQSQLHQTTCQPPQSNVIPSAHTDKMSIISQPGSKVIGLHVTPVDLLKTQPMSTGVVMSTTSAITNTSAPTSVFQHVIVQPSHLVQVPKPLSHCEDNNKSNGVVYASHEVSPVYQHHPPPLHNSNSVRNWKKAFSWQTVVDQPEVSPPPSALSPPLSAPPIPLNIGNAGEEPPPGPAPDPITPAEEEDDDVFEAEPTTPAEIEANSNKRRSQSLSALHNKEPQSPSVKSKDPRIRRPMNAFMIFSKRHRAVVHQRHPNQDNRTVSKILGEWWYALGPEEKQKYHDLASEVKEAHFKAHPDWKWCSKDRRKSSTTSFKGNESRSKLNSTGEETDVGPSSEDVPLTPRGSDEIYVPVTAVYNEISSTENNVSQSHPPQRVHEHQMQTENSDFGVKQEEDGNASDDDHQMVICEDPQPDTDLKAKPKAADNGIEMQQDENTENNFNQSRYSPVGGQNREGQNINTEITCRPKPIKGTETTTKYHHASIDKGGTVSVLPPYSYLSPVNPTGVSGFQPKGGAFITMPISPKVVKPEPIKGDQQYATQYSVNNLVSSVHNENGRSISKFTAASVLHSIGSKPMMAVLKHQPLQPITTHRSQTTVAPYQPPLTLTLLNNDLVAVSKQQQGTAQYLGPTGQHPRMFLPSFHIPISDAGNRNVSVQGFAVTGSKIETPSVIVTKSHSLVTNSNPSTPSHRESIGHSIARLAEPEKKDNLMSNNHVQFCGNNLKVEQERKESVSMHLSSGSEKHMQPSTPHTPHTPHANQSVSEHSSGGFYSVEESSGRNNDPGQNKAPFMLAPTPAQLGRAPLQRRQSLAVPTSNAGDQGSVPQLTDNRQRNVTNSESQAQNSSEPLASPSASTKKGSFFKKNVEDGMDRVLEQVNFQEKFSSLPEFKPEDIQSPNAISINTPAGSSVHTPATAGLHSSNISLQNSRKKSGLGSHRASMNEEDAESDISVSATPKSTASVKLTGNTFFGPDFNVDAFRLNSELGGEGETNSPRTPKTPGGGANTSVGSARADNERGPRKVLERRRQLVMQLFQDQGYFPSTQATSNFQAKHSDIFPNKASLQLKIREVRQKLNNSGSIPPISASSLVSPLPVPEASPNVTGSVPSTSMGAPQSLPVSSSGS; from the exons ATGCTGACAGCACATCCAGAGATGCACGAAAAACGTGACTCGCTGAGCAGTGGCTGTGCTACGATGGATGAAAAAATGGTGATTGAACAGCCACCGCCGCCACCACCCCAGCGCGATCCCTCGGATCCAACTATAAGCGCTAAAAAACTTCCAAAGAAGAGAAAATTTGATCCGTCGGAGCTGGAGGAAATGGACAAAACGAGTAATGTCATCAGCAATGTGGTCAGTTTGAATACAAATAAACAGGTAGTTTGTGGTCAGCAGACAATGACACAGCCTAGTATTCAAATTCCACATACAATACCATCGCTGAACCAGTCTCAACTCTCACCTCAACAGACCCACCATctccagcagcagcagcagcaacagcagcagcagcagctgcATCACCAGCAATCGGATTGCTACCAATCCACCCAGACTGTGGTGCAACAACCGCCACAAAGTACGGCTGTCGATTATTCATTGCGCGAGGAACCATCACGTTCGCGGCCACGACCTACTCCGATTCTTGACCTCAGTGAGTGGCGCGATCATCATGTACTTGCGTTGAGGGACTCGCGTTATTACCCGGGTGTTATTAGAGATGCTGGTGGTCATGGTGAAATTTATGTTGAGTTTGAGGGTGAACATACATTAGTGAGGTACAGTGATGTGTTGGGTGTTGGTAAATATGATATTATTAGTGATGCTAGCCCGTCAGTAGGACAAGTTAAAGTGGACGCTAAAGTTTGTGTTAGATATTTAACGACGGGCACATCGTTTATTAATGGGACTGTGTGCAAAATATCGACAAAGCCTCAGCCGAGTTTTGTTGTTAAAATTCAGCGTGATGACGATAAGAGTGAAACTATTTTTGTTAAACGAGCGGATTTGCGGCTTGTCCAGCCTCCGTGGTGGGACGAGCTGGAGGAGAGTATGATGGAAAGTGAGCCGAGGAGAGTTGATTCAGTTG aTCATGGATACAGAAATTCTCTAGATGCTCCAATGCCAATTCTCCTGCATCATACCTCTCACTTGCCAGGTCACAATGACTCCAGCGGATATTACCGTACTACGGGAACTAGTCCTCTCATGACAATTAGCACTCCAGTGCATTCTGCTAATGCAACTCTGAGCAACGGCAGTAGACCTTATGACGATCTGGAGAGCGAGGATGATCTCGATAGGGAGGACATTACATTTCCCTCGGATGCAG ATGCAAAATTATCAGGGAGCAGTAAACGGAGTAGTATGCAGAGCCGTGGCAGTACCAGTAGCTTAGTAGAGCAGCGTAGTATAACCCCCCGTTCTCAGGCAGCTACACCCAG aTCTCAGGCGGCAACgccacataaatataaaaagggTGACATAGTGGCCACTCCAAAtggaattagaaaaaaatttaatgggaAACAGTGGCGTAGACTGTGTAGTAAAGAAGGCTGCTCAAAAGAAAGTCAACGACGTGGTTACTGTTCTCGTCATTTAAGTTTAAAAGGTTCAGGTTTACGTGGACCCACAAATGCTTTTCATGGTGGTGGTGAGGAAACCTCTAGAGACTCTGATACCTCACCTAATTACAGCGATAGACGAATGACTGGACGATTTGATCAAGAAGAAACAGAAGCTGCCAACATGCTCGTCTCGTTAGGCAGTTCACGTTCAGCAACACCAGCATTCTCGTCTCCAACAGCTCATTCTTCCATATCACCCTGTATAAGTCAGTCGCCAGTTCCGCCTCTAGGATTAAACCAAAATAACGTATTTATGCCAATATCCAGTCCGGCGCATCATGCCACGTCACTTATTTCGCCTGGTGCTAAATGGAAACACTCGCCAACGCAGCAAAGTTTTACTGTTCAGTATCAGCAAGTTATAAAACCTGAACCAAATCGTATGGTGAGGCCGAATCGGCCTCCACAGACAGCCCCAGTGCCACCAAATATGGGAACAAGTGTTATCCGAATCTCACCAGTTGGACGTGCTGTGCCCATGCAAAATCCAACTTTGACTTGGTCTGAACAGGGTCCACCGTCGCGGCATCCTTCAGTCGTGACGTCTATTActcagcagcagcaacagcaacagcagcagcagcatcaacaacaacaacagcagggAATAATTCTCCAGCATGCACTTACGTCTAACAACGGGTTTGCAAATCACACAGAGATAAACGAGCAAAATACACAGCACTTGAAATCACCACATTCACCGCATATTTCTCTTCCGGTCCCTACTTCTACACACAATGTAAGCCTTATTCATAAATCTCAAGATATTCCTGTCGACTATGCTCAACCCCAGATACCGAACCAATCAATTTACGGTTTACAATCTCAGCATTCACATCAACAGTCTCAActtcaccatcatcatcatcatcaccatcatcaacaacaacagcagcagcaacagcagcagcaacaacagcagcagcagcatcaacagcaacaacaacagcagcagcaacactTGTCACAGTCACAAGCGCAACACGATAAGAAATATCTGGTTATAAAGAATGGAACTGAGGTGCAGTCGGTACATATCACTCAAGATGATAAGTACCGACAAGGTATGATGAATCATATGGAACAGGTGCAGTCACAATTACATCAAACTACATGTCAACCACCACAATCTAATGTGATACCGTCCGCTCATACTGATAAAATGTCAATAATATCACAG CCGGGGAGTAAAGTTATTGGACTTCATGTAACGCCTGTGGATTTATTAAAGACTCAACCGATGTCAACGGGTGTTGTTATGTCAACAACATCAGCTATCACAAATACATCAGCACCCACCAGTGTTTTTCAGCATGTTATTGTTCAGCCGAGTCATTTAGTTCAAGTACCAAAGCCGTTGTCTCACTGCGAAGACAACAATAAAAGCAACGGTGTTGTct ATGCCAGTCATGAAGTATCTCCTGTATATCAACACCATCCTCCGCCATTGCACAACAGCAATTCAGTGCGCAATTGGAAAAAAG CTTTTTCCTGGCAGACAGTGGTAGATCAGCCGGAAGTGAGTCCACCACCATCGGCATTGAGTCCACCCCTTAGCGCACCACCAATACCATTGAATATTGGGAATGCTGGTGAAGAACCACCACCAGGGCCGGCACCCGACCCTATTACACCGGCTGAAGAGGAGGATGATGATGTGTTTGAAGCTGAGCCAACTACTCCTGCTGAAATAGAAGCTAATTCTAATAAACGACGGAGTCAATCTCTCAGTGCACTTCATAATAAAGAACCTCAGAGTCCGTCAGTTAAG tcAAAAGATCCGCGGATAAGGCGTCCGATGAATGCCTTcatgatattttcaaaacgtCATCGAGCTGTTGTACATCAGAGACATCCAAACCAAGACAATCGTACGGTATCTAAAATACTAGGTGAATGGTGGTACGCATTAGGTCctgaagaaaaacaaaaatatcacGACTTAGCGTCTGAAGTTAAAGAGGCGCATTTTAAAGCTCATCCTGACTGGAAATGGTGCAGCAAAGACAGACGGAAGTCCTCGACGACTAGCTTCAAGGGCAATGAATCGAGAAGTAAGCTCAATAGCACAGGAGAGGAAACGGATGTGGGTCCTTCCAGTGAAGATGTTCCGTTAACACCGCGTGGTTCGGATGAAATTTACGTTCCTGTTACTGCTGTATATAATGAGATATCAAGTACTGAG aataatgTTAGTCAGTCTCATCCGCCTCAACGAGTTCATGAGCATCAAATGCAAACAGAGAACTCGGATTTTGGAGTAAAACAAGAGGAAGATGGTAATGCGTCTGACGATGATCATCAAATGGTTATTTGTGAAGATCCTCAACCAGATACAGACTTGAAAGCAAAACCCAAAGCTGCTGATAATGGTATTGAGATGCAGCAAGACGAAAATacggaaaataattttaatcagtcAAGATATTCACCGGTTGGTGGTCAGAACAGGGAAGGCCAGAATATTAATACAGAAATCACGTGCCGTCCCAAGCCTATTAaag GTACTGAAACAACAACAAAATATCATCACGCGTCCATAGATAAAGGCGGAACAGTATCAGTACTGCCACCTTATTCTTATCTCAGTCCTGTGAATCCTACTGGAGTGTCGGGATTTCAACCAAAGGGAGGTGCTTTCATAACGATGCCAATATCCCCGAAAGTCGTTAAACCAGAGCCTATAAAAGGGGATCAGCAGTACGCAACTCAATATAGTGTCAATAATTTAGTATCGAGTGTCCACAATGAAAACGGCAGAAgcatctcgaaatttactgcTGCATCAGTATTGCACTCG ATTGGATCAAAACCGATGATGGCTGTGCTGAAACATCAGCCTTTGCAGCCAATCACAACTCACCGTTCCCAAACAACAGTCGCTCCCTATCAACCCCCGCTTACTcttacattattaaataatgatttgGTGGCTGTTTCTAAACAACAACAGGGTACCGCACAATATCTTGGACCAACTGGACAGCATCCAAGGATGTTTCTCCCCAGTTTTCATATTCCTATTTCTG ACGCTGGAAATCGTAATGTATCAGTACAAGGTTTTGCTGTAACTGGAAGTAAAATAGAAACACCTAGTGTAATTGTCACTAAATCCCATTCACTTGTTACTAATTCAAATCCCAGTACACCGAGTCATCGTGAGTCGATTGGACATTCAATTGCTCGATTAGCGGAACCAGAGAAAAAGGATAATTTAATGTCAAATAATCACGTGCAATTTTGTG gcaataatttaaaagtagaaCAAGAAAGGAAAGAAAGTGTTAGTATGCATTTATCCTCGGGTAGTGAAAAACACATGCAGCCATCAACGCCCCACACTCCTCATACACCTCACGCTAATCAAAGTGTCAGTGAACATTCCTCGGGTGGGTTTTATTCTGTTGAAGAATCCTCTGGTAGGAATAATGACCCTGGGCAGAATAAAGCTCCGTTTATGTTGGCACCAACGCCTGCTCAACTTGGACGAGCTCCGTTGCAGCGAAGACAATCTTTAg cTGTTCCAACGTCAAATGCTGGAGACCAAGGAAGTGTCCCTCAACTTACAGATAATCGTCAAAGAAATGTTACAAATTCCGAATCACAGGCGCAAAATTCATCGGAACCTTTAGCTTCTCCTTCGGCGTCAACTAAAAAAGGCTCATTCTTCAAGAAAAATGTTGAGGATGGAATGGATAG agTTCTCGAACAGGTAAACTTTCAGGAGAAGTTTTCATCATTACCTGAGTTTAAACCCGAAGACATACAGAGTCCAAACGCAATAAGTATAAACACACCAGCTGGGTCTTCAGTTCATACTCCAGCGACTGCTGGTCTTCATTCATCTAATATATCACTGCAGAACTCACGTAAAAAATCGGGTCTTGGATCTCACAGAGCATCAA TGAATGAGGAAGACGCAGAGTCAGACATTTCAGTCTCAGCGACACCAAAATCAACAGCAAGCGTTAAATTAACAGGCAACACATTTTTCGGACCCGATTTCAATGTCGACGCGTTCAGATTGAACTCCGAATTGGGGGGTGAGGGCGAGACAAATTCTCCGAGAACGCCAAAGACTCCAGGCGGGGGAGCGAACACTTCAGTTGGAAGTGCTCGTGCAGATAATGAGCGTGGTCCTCGAAAAGTTCTTGAACGACGCCGGCAATTAGTGATGCAACTATTTCAAGATCAAGGATATTTTCCATCTACCCAAGCCACTTCAAACTTCCAGGCAAAACATTCAGATATATTTCCTAATAAAGCTAGtttgcaattaaaaatacgTGAAGTtcgtcaaaaattaaataattctggTTCTATTCCTCCGATAAGTGCTAGCAGTCTTGTTAGTCCTTTACCAGTACCAGAAGCTTCACCCAATGTTACtg GATCAGTTCCTTCAACATCAATGGGAGCTCCTCAATCACTACCTGTAAGCAGTAGTGGTAGCTAG